Part of the Benincasa hispida cultivar B227 chromosome 12, ASM972705v1, whole genome shotgun sequence genome is shown below.
gtcatatagaaaaatctttACCTTCCCATATTGCCcttcaattttaaacaaatttttattctaCTCTCTCTTGGGCTAGTTATTGCCCTCCCATATTTTACATTAGTTACTCTTTATTATATTCTTTCGTCTCTTAGGTTAGTTACCACTTATCACTTTCCACATTTTCATGTGATTGTTTGTTTAGATAGTGTATTATCAATCATTCCTCATATTATCACATcactgttttttttaaaaaaagtttgatATATATTGGTAACCCACTCGATTTCTCCATATTGCAAATGAATCGTAAACATGGTGAAGCATGATATTGGCCTTGTTTTTGTATTGTCAACACTTCCTGGTAAATTGTCTTTTTGTGATTTGAAATTGAATAGTTTATAAAATCTCTAATCGAAATCCAAAtccaaattttgtttctttgtttttctaggtagaaattaattttcaaatttatatccccattattattattattattatatatatatatatatagttatttctACGAGCATTGCAAATTATTCTAATACTCAAATGTTAAAAGTTCTTGAAGttttatattttagaataaataaattaaaatatgaaagtaattttatttttctaaattaacatTTTAGTCTAATTATAGTTTTTggctttattgtttttttttaattttttttttttaataatcttaAAAACAcgaaaagatttaattattataattttctttaacaAATGATTTGATAGATTGGGTCCTaatataatagaaaaataacctTCAATTTATTTagaaagatatttttctttattcaatgtaaaattattaaatttttttttttttattaaatggaggtataaatttttttgaaatatgttccttttcatctaattttatataattttacatatttatttatgataaaTTAACTTGAAacaatgaatatatatatagtttaaacactatttttttaattatttcatttcatgttaaactttactaattaaattaaataaatattcaatcaaatttaaattatatcttaAAACTCTATGTCGTACACGGTACTTTATAAACTAAACCTTAGttctatataaatatttttaaaaaataaagataaattttttatgaaaatatttacGATGTTTTAATGGAAATATAGAGATAAAATtcgatttaatttgaaaaacgaAAAGAGAGGAGGGTACGTGGCAGTTAATAAGCAGTAGAAGTCAAATCAGTGGCTACGCTGATCGTCCTTGTTTTACTGCTCCATAGCTGTAGTGGGCCCCACCACTCACTCCATCCGTACAATCCTTCTTCTtcgtcttcatcttcttcatcttcatcttcttcttctttttcccatcTTCTTCTACACAAACAGAAAATTTCTTTCCCATTTTCTCCCTGAGAGAAATGCTTGAACAATGGTCGGCTTAAGCGTGATTTTGGAATCCAACCAGGGAGATTTCCGTAAAAAATCCTCCCAAGTTATCAGTAAATCCTCCATTCTCCTCATgaatctctcttcttcttcttctaaaaacAACCGTCCCTTTCTCCAAACCCCGTCGCTTCGCCTTGAGTTCTGCTTCCTCTGCAAACAGAAGCTCTTGCCTGGAAATGATATCTACATGTACAAGTAATTCtctcttttatatatttttttctttctttctttctttttaaagttttttggTGATGATTTCtggatttttatatttttatagagGAGACAGGGGATTTTGCAGTGTGGAGTGTAGATGTAGGC
Proteins encoded:
- the LOC120068062 gene encoding FCS-Like Zinc finger 15, producing the protein MVGLSVILESNQGDFRKKSSQVISKSSILLMNLSSSSSKNNRPFLQTPSLRLEFCFLCKQKLLPGNDIYMYKGDRGFCSVECRCRQILMDEEESVMKDNCRKTASSSTSESSESSSSSSMAASSSNRKTTRNRRGQFATAY